Genomic DNA from Sphingomonas lacunae:
ACGCCAAGATCTTTGCCGAGATCCTCGATGCTGCCGGTGTCCCGCCGGGCGTGTTCAACCTGGTGCAGGGTGATGGCCCGACCACCGGCAACGCCATTTCGAGCCACCCGGACATTGAGATGGTCAGCTTCACCGGATCGACCCGCGCCGGCATCGCCGTCGCCATCGCCGCCGCGCCGACGGTCAAGCGCGTCCATCAGGAACTGGGCGGCAAGTCACCCAACCTCGTCCTGCCCGATGCCGATTTCGCCACCCAGCTGGCGCCGGTTGCGATGGGTCCCCTGGTCAACACCGGCCAGTCCTGCATCAGCCCGACCAAGGTGCTGGTCGCCAAGGAACGCGAAGCGGAAGCGGTCGCTTTTTATACGTCCATGTATTCGGCAACCAAGGTTGGCGATCCGATGGCCGAAGGCGGTCACCTCGGCCCGCTGGTCAACAAGGCGCAATATGACAAGGTGCGCGAGCTGATCCAGTCGGCCATTGACGAGGGCGCCAAGCTTGAGACCGGCGGCACCGACCTGCCGGCCGAAGTCAATCGCGGTTTCTTTGTCCAGCCGACCGTCTTTTCGGGCGTCACGCCCGACATGCGCATTGCCAAGGAGGAGATCTTTGGCCCCGTCGCGACCATCATGACCTATGATGACCTCGAACAGGGCATTGAGCTGGCCAATGCCACCGAATATGGCCTGTCCGCTGCGATCACCGGTGACCCGGAAAAGGCAGCGCCGGTCGCCGCCAAGCTGCGTGCCGGCATGGTAGCGATCAACAACTGGGGCCCGACACCGGGTGCGCCGTTCGGAGGCTACAAGCAGTCAGGCAATGGCCGCGAGGGCGGCCTCGCCGGCCTCAAGGACTTCATGGAAATGAAGGCGATCAGCGGCATTCCCGCCTGATCCAAAGGCTCAACGGAACAAGAAAGCCGGGGCAGCGATGCTCCGGCTTTTTTGATTGGCTTTCCCGCCGGCAGGCCGGCGCGGCCTCTTGTTAGCCTTTCCCGCCGGCAAGCCGGCGCGGCCTCTTGTTAGCCTTTCCCGCCGGCAAGCCGGCGCGGCTATCGGGTCAGCAAAAACACCGCATGTTCGGCGCGGAAATTGGCGGCGGCGGGGCTGATTGGCTTGTCGCCGTTGAGAAACCAGCTTTTTTCGACCTTTATGCCGCGTTCGGCAACGAGAGCGCGGAAATCATCGACTGTGACGTGGTGGATGTTGGGCGTTTCATACCACGCGATGGGCAGCAGCCGCGTCACCGGCATCCGGCCACCCCACAGCAGGCTCAATCGCACGCGCCAATGGGCGAAGTTGGGGAAGGAAACAAAGGCGCGTTTGCCGATGCGCAGCAATTCCTCGACCACCAAGTCGGGCCGCATGGTCGTCTGCAAGGTCTGGCTGAGGATGGCGTAATCAAAGGCATCGTCGGGATAGAAGGCGAGGTCAGTGTTGGCATCACCCTGGATCACCGGCAGGCCGCGCGCCATGCAGGCGGCAACACTGTCGCGATCAAGCTCCATGCCGCGCGCATCGACGTGCCTGTCATGACGCAATGCCTGCATCAGTTCGCCATGGCCGCAGCCGACGTCAAGAACGCGACTGCCCCGCGCGACTTCGGCAGCAATGACGGCAAGGTCGGGCCGCAGTGCGGTCATTGCCCACCGCCTTTCACAAATCCGTCAATCACCCGGTCGAGGCCCGGTGTATCCATCAAAAAGGCATCATGGCCAAAGGGACTGGTCAGTTCGACAAAGCTGACCGGCGCGCCCGCCGCATTGAGCGCGTGGACGATCACCTTGGATTCCGCGGTGGGATAGAGCCAGTCAGTGTCGAAACTGACGAGGCAAAAACGGGTCCTGGTGCCGGTGAAGGCATGCGCCAGCACGCCGCCATGATCCTCTGCCAGATCCCAATAATCCATGGCGCGGGTGATATAGAGATAGGAGTTGGCATCGAACCGGTCAGTGAAGCTGATCCCCTGATGCCGCAGATAGCTTTCGATCTGGAAATCGGCGTCAAAGCCAAAAGTCTTGGCGTCACGGTTTTGCAACTGGCGGCCGAATTTTTCGGTCAGCCCCTGTTCGGACATATAGGTGATGTGCGCCGCCATGCGCGCAACGGCGAGGCCGGCATCGGGCGATTGGCCGTCGGCGTAATAATCGCCGCCACGCCATTGCGGATCGGCCATGATCGCCTGACGCCCAACCTCGTGAAAAGCGATATTCTGGGCGCTGTGGCGGGCGGTCGAGGCGATGATCATCGCCGCCTGCACCCGGTCGGGATAAGTCGCCGCCCAACTAAGTGTCAGCATCCCGCCCATGGACCCGCCAATGACGGCATAGAGCCGTTCAATGCCCATCTGATCGAGCAGCATGGCCTGCGCCCGCACCATGTCGCGGATGGTGATGACCGGAAAGCGCATTCCCCAGTGGCCACCATCGGGGGCCATGGTTGATGGACCCGACGAACCCATGCAGCTGCCGATGACATTGGGACAGATGACACAGAAACGGTCGGTATCAATCGGCTTGCCCGGACCGACCATGTCCATCCACCAGCCCGGTTTGCCGGTGATCGGGTGCGGACTGGCAACATGCTGGTCCATCGTCAGCGCATGACAGATGAGTATGGCGTTCGACCGGTCGGCATTGAGCTCGCCATAGCTTTCATAGGCGATTTCGACCGGCGCAAGGCTCTGTCCGCCGTCGAGCGCCAGGGGGCCAGGAAGCCGGATATGCCGGTTAAGACCAAAAAGCGGATTTGCAGTCATTGTTTGGGGGGCTAGGGGCCAATGGCCCACCTTGTCAACGCGGGCAATCAAGCGTAGCGGGGAAAAGATGACCGTTTCAAATGAAACCAGTTCGGTGCCGGTGCCCAAGCCATGGGTGATGGGCATCGCCCCCTATGTGCCCGGCCGCGCCACCGGCGATGATGGCCGCCCGCTCGCCAAGCTGAGCGCCAATGAAAATCCGCTGGGCTGCAGTGCGAAGGCACGCGAGGCCTTTGTCGCCGAGGCGGACATGTCACGCTATCCCGATCCCGGAGCGACCCTGTTGCGTGAGGCTCTGGCAGCTGAATATGACCTTGATCCCGCACGGATCCTTTACGGCACCGGTTCGGACGAGCTGCTTCACCTCGCCGCCGGGGCCTTTGCCGCGCATGGCGACGAAGTCGTCTATGTCCGCTATGGCTTTGCCGTCTATGATATTGCCGCCCGCCGGGTAGGGGCGACACCGGTGATTGCGCCGGACAAGGATTATGGCACCGATGTCGATGCCATACTGTCGGTCGTCACTCCGCGGACGAAGATCGTCTATCTCGCCAACCCCAACAATCCGACGAGCACGCTGGTCAGCCGCGACGAAATCGCCCGGCTGCACGCCGCCCTGCCCAAGGATTGCCTGTTCGTGCTCGACCAGGCCTATTCCGAATATCTTGAGCCGGAACAGGATGATGGCGGACTTGAGCTGGCGAAAAGCCAAGACAATGTTTTTGTCACACGCACCTTTTCCAAGATTTACGGCCTTGCCGCAGAGCGTATTGGCTGGGGCTATGGCAGCGCGGCGATGATCGACGCGATGCACCGCATCCGTGCGCCATTCAACGTCACGACAGCAGGTCAGAAAGCGGCGATTGCCGCGCTGCACGACCATGAATTTGTGGCCATGAGCCGGGCGCACAACGCCAAATGGCGGACATGGCTGGCTGAAGAAGTGGCAGCGCTGGGCAATCATGGCCTGCGCGCTGTGCCATCCGCCACCAATTTCCTGCTGATCCTGTTCGAAGGCGATGTCACCGCCGAGCGGGCCTATAAGGGACTGATGGAAGCGGGGTATATCACCCGCTGGCTGCCCGGACAGGGCCTGCCCAACGCACTGCGCATCACCATCGGCACCGAAGAGGACACGCGCGGGGTGGCTGCGGCGCTGCGGACACTGGTCGCCGGCGCCTGAACGGCCTGCTAGCGGCGTACCTGATCAAGCAGCACGCCGGCCCGTCTGACAAACTCCTCGACCACTTCGGGGGCATAGGGATTCAACGTCTGGATGGCGGTGAACAATTCGAAACTGTCGTTGCCGATCAGGCCGGTGAGATCGAGCAGATGCTGATAGGTCTGGGTCTTGAGCATTTCATCGGGAATCCGCATCTGCGCGAGGCTGCGTCCGATGAGGTGGGTTAGCGCCTGGACATAGGCCATTTCCCGGTCGTGCTCTTCCGCCGAAGTGATACGGACGCGCAAGCCGAGCGCCTCGCCCAGCGCCGCCACCTTGAGATGGCGATCCCCGCGGATCGGGCAAATGACCAATTGCCGTCCCTCCAGCCCGCGCACCGCACTTTGCGGCCCGAACAGGGGGTGCGTCGCGACGATATGCGCGCTGTCGGGAATATGCCGACTGAGCCACTCACTGGGCAGCATCTTCACCGACGCGACATCGATGACCGTCGCGCCGGGACGAACATGGCGACCAACATCGGCCAGTACCTGTTCCATCGCCTGAACCGGCACAGCGACAAGGATGATGTCGGATGCCGCCGCATCCTTGAGCGATTGGGGCGCAAAGCCCGCGCTGCGCACCTCTGCTTCGGCCACTTGCACATCATGCACGCCAATCGCGAAGCGACCGGCCAATTGGGAGGCGGCAAGCCGGCCAAATGCGCCAAAGCCGATGATCGCAAGCTGTTTCATGTGCCCGCGCCTATTGTCGCAGGGCGGGGAAGTCCACCCTAAAGCGGGCGGTTGAGGGCATTGATGGCACGATGGGCCAGCGCCTCTGCCTCTTCGCGCGCCAATCCGGGCGGAATGACCGGGCCGACGCGATAGGTGATGACCCCGGGATAACGGCGCCAGCCCCGCTTTAGCCGGCCGCTATCAAGCGCCACCGGATAGACGGGCAGGCCAAGCAATTTGTAGATGCCGGCAAAGCCTGAATGGATCGGCGGCTGTTCGCCATGCGGCACCCGTGTGCCCTCAGGGAAAAGGACCAGAGGCCGCCCCTGTGCCATGGCACCAAGGGCGGCCTTGCGCATCGCACGCAGGGCGCTGGCGCCGGCCGTCCTTTCAATCGAGATCAGCCCGTAGACATGGGCAAGCCGCCCCCACAACGGTATGTTGAACAATTCCTGCTTGGCAAAGACCACCGGCCGGACAAGCAGCATCGGCATGTCGATCGTTTCAAACTGGTCTTCATGCTTGAACAGGAAAAAGGCCGGACCTGCCGGCAGATCTCCTTCGACCCGGACCCTTTGGCCGAGCAGTACCCTGGCGCAATAGCGGTTCCACCCGGCCCAACTGCGGACAATCGCGACAAAGCCATCGCGGGAGAAGGGCGCCACCAGTGCCGCAAAGGATACCAGCAAAGCCGATCCGCCATAAAAGAATGGCATCCAGACCAAGGTTCGAACGGCAGCAAGCACATGCTTCATCGGTCAAATCCCGAGCAGCGCGCCGATACTGCGCAGGATCAGCTTGTGATACTCCACCCACAAGGTGCGGAACGATGGACGCGACGGGACTGCATCGGAAACAATGACAACTTCAGCCGGCAAGGATTGTTCAAGCTCGAAGCGGGCACGGCGCATGTGCCAATCGGTCGTTACCAGCCGGATCGAACGATAGCCTCGCCGCTCGACCCAGCGGGCGACTTCCTGACCATTGGACCGTGTGTCCACCGCCTCCCGACCGAGCGCAACGCAGCAGTCGAACAAGGCGACCGGGCGCCGATAGGTGGCCGCAAGATCCACCGGGCGGACATCGAGGCCCACACCAGAGATCAATACGCGCTTGGCCTGCCCTGCTTCGAGCAAATCCAGAGCGCGGCTGATCCGGTGCGGACCGCCCGTGAAAACCACGATGCCGTCAGTCCGCCAGTCCCCCAATGGCTGGGGCAGGAACATGGAAAACCACACGAAGCCGAGCAACCAGATCAGCGCCAGGGCCGAAATGAGACGGCGAATCATGGCATTCGCCTCAATGCACGCAAGACCGCGATGCGGGCCGTCACCACCGCGACAGCCAGAACCAGCGGCGGCACCAGCAACAGCCACAGGAAGTGGAGCGGCGCCGGGGCATCGCCCACCAGGCCCGAGACCACCCCCTGCATCTGCCAGGCGACACCCAGAACAATGGCCAGGGCGAACACGCCGCCCAGCGCCACGCCCGCGAGCACATCGCGGGCCGTGCGTCGTTGAAAAAGCCGGGCTATCTGGACATCGGTGGCACCAACCATGTGGAGCACATCAATCGTCGGCCGTTGGGCGGCAAGGGCGGCGCGGGCCGAGACCATGGCCACAGCGGCGGCGGCCAGCACCAACAGCAGGGCGATGATAGCCGCAATACCACCTATCAGCCGGATGAGACCAGCGACAGGGCCCAGCCAGTCGGCGTGGGCGATGACCCGGGCAGCCGGCACTGACTGGCTAACCACCGAACGCAACCGGGCCAGGCCTGCACCGCTGTCTCCCGGAACCAGATCGACATCAACAAGCGCCGGGAGGGGTAACCCGGTTTCGCTGACCCCTTCACCAAGCCATTGGCTGGCCATGCCCGCGAGTTCGGATTCGGGAACCGTGCGCAAATCCATGACATAGGGTTGATCACGCACGGCATTGCGGACAGCCGCCACCGCCGCGCGCCGCGCCGTGACATCAGGTTCGACAATCTGGATCGTGGCGCGGCCACTGATCTGCCCTGACAGGGATGCCGCAGCCGGTGCCAGAGTCAGCGCAGCAGCAAGCCCGAGCATGGCAAGACAAGTCATCACCGCGACAATCCAAGGCATTGGCCCGCCAATGTCACGGTTCGACAGAACCCCCGACAAGCCAACCATGCGGCTGACCCGATATTTGGTGGGCCGGTTCATACCAGAGGTCCATCAGGGACGAGGCGCGACGCAGGCGGAAAACGCAGAGCCCCGGTAGGATCGGCCAGCCGGCCCTTGGTCACTCGCATCATCTGGGCACCCGGCACACGGTTCATCAGATGGATGTCGTGGGTGGCAACCACCACCGTCGTACCCATCCGGTTTAGCCCTTCAAACAACTGCAACAGACGAACCGCCATATCGGGATCGACGTTGCCGGTCGGTTCGTCGGCCACCAGCAGTTCAGGCCGGGCAATGACCGCGCGGGCAATGGCAACCCGTTGCTGTTCCCCCCCGGACAAGGTCGATGGCAGGGCATGGGCCCGAGCCGTCAGATCAACCCAGTCAAGCATTTCATTGACCGGTCCGATCAGGTCCGGTTCGGAAACCCCCGCAACGCGCAGGGGCAAGGCGACATTGTCAAAGGCGGAGAGATGCGGGACGAGGCGGAAATCCTGGAACACCACGCCAATGCGTCGGCGAAAGCCGGGCAAGCGGTTGCGCGGCAACGTCACCATATCCGACCCAAAAAGTGTTACCAAGCCGCGGGACGGGCGCAGGGCCAGATATAATAGCTTGAGCAAGGTGGTTTTGCCCGCACCTGACGGGCCAGCGATGAAATAGAAGCCACCCTTGGCCAGACTGAAGCTGATGTCCGACAGGGTTTCGGCACCCGTGCCATAGCGCAGTCCCACATTGTCGAACCGCACGATTTCCGATGATGTCGTGCGCGTGGTTGCTGTCACAGCCCGTTCCCGGCCCGACACGGACAAGCGCCTGTGGCATCTGGTCCGGCAGACAGGCCCTTTTTCACCGGATGGCCACCCCGGCACCCGTTTCCGTCGCCACGAATGGCCTTTTGCGGGACATTTCGCAAGAGGACATGCAGCGTGATGCGGCAGTGCTTGCTTAGGGCGGGCAAGGCAGCTTAGAGCATGGGCATGATACTGAGCTGTCCTGCCTGCCACACCCGCTATGTCGTGCCAGACAGCGCCATCGGTCCCACCGGCCGGTCGGTGCGATGCGCCTCCTGCGGCCATAAATGGTTCCAGGCGCCCGCTGGCGTGAATCTGGACGAGGATCGCGCCCCTGAACCGGTCGCGACAGCGCATGAAAGTCGCCCGCTCGATGAGGTGGCGGAGGCCAGGACAGAACCGCGAATCACCCCCGCGCCTTCAGAACAAGATATTGATAAACAACCTGAAATAAGAAAATCGTCGGAACCGGCGCCGCGCCGCGACTTTGACGAATTGCCGCCACCACCCTTTGGCCCCGGATCAGACCGCAGCGACAATCCGTCTGAGTCAGGCGATCAGCCATTGGGCAATGGCCTGTCAGACCGCCGCAAGCCCAGCCGCAACCCGGCCCGCCGCTGGACGATGATTGCCATCCTGTTTGCCCTGCTGGTCAGCGCAGCCGGTGGCGCGATTGCCTGGTTCGGGCTGCCGGACTGGGCAGATGACTGGCTGGTCGGCAGCGCCGCCGACCAACCTGACCTGATCATCGAGCTGCCGGTCGAGGATCAGGTGCACCGGACCCTGCCCGATGGCACCATTTATTTCGCCATCAAAGGCAGCGTGGTCAACCCGACAGACCGGCCGCAACGGGTGCCGCCGATCAAGGCGGAATTGCGCGATGCGAGTGGTGCGATTGTCTTTGACTGGATCATCAATCCACCGGTCGATGTGTTGCCGCCCGGTGAGCGCGTCGGTTTTGACGGCGCCAAAACGGACATTCCGCGCAGGGCCGTATTGCTGACAGCAAGCTGGGCGTCCCCGCGCTGAACCGCCGTGTCCTTTCGGCACAGCGCGGTTGATCACGAGCCATGAAAAGCTTGGCATAGGGCAGTCTTCCCCTTGCGCCCCCGTCCCCGCTTTGCTAACCGCTCCCGCCTGCCCCGCCGTTCGTGCGGGCGCTGTTCCCTTGGCTGCGGTCGTGGCGGAATTGGTAGACGCGCAACGTTGAGGTCGTTGTGGGCGAAAGCCCGTGGAAGTTCGAGTCTTCTCGACCGCACCAGAGGAACAAGGAAGGGCCGGCCAAACCGGCCCTTTTCTTTTGCCTGAATCACAAGGGCGAAGGCCATGCCGCCCGCTGGCTCATCGGGCTGATGTACTCGGTGCCGAATCGGCCTGTGGCGTTCCCTCTGCCGGCGGTGCGCGCGCCAGTTGCGAACGGGCATTGACCGACAGCGGTGGCAGGCGGACACGCTGATGATCCCGATCAAGCCGAAGAGTCGCCAGAGTCGGCACGAGGCCAAGAGCCTGGGCCGAAAGGTCGGCAATGCGCAGCGTATAGTTCC
This window encodes:
- the metW gene encoding methionine biosynthesis protein MetW, producing the protein MTALRPDLAVIAAEVARGSRVLDVGCGHGELMQALRHDRHVDARGMELDRDSVAACMARGLPVIQGDANTDLAFYPDDAFDYAILSQTLQTTMRPDLVVEELLRIGKRAFVSFPNFAHWRVRLSLLWGGRMPVTRLLPIAWYETPNIHHVTVDDFRALVAERGIKVEKSWFLNGDKPISPAAANFRAEHAVFLLTR
- a CDS encoding zinc-ribbon domain-containing protein, with protein sequence MILSCPACHTRYVVPDSAIGPTGRSVRCASCGHKWFQAPAGVNLDEDRAPEPVATAHESRPLDEVAEARTEPRITPAPSEQDIDKQPEIRKSSEPAPRRDFDELPPPPFGPGSDRSDNPSESGDQPLGNGLSDRRKPSRNPARRWTMIAILFALLVSAAGGAIAWFGLPDWADDWLVGSAADQPDLIIELPVEDQVHRTLPDGTIYFAIKGSVVNPTDRPQRVPPIKAELRDASGAIVFDWIINPPVDVLPPGERVGFDGAKTDIPRRAVLLTASWASPR
- the ftsE gene encoding cell division ATP-binding protein FtsE: MTATTRTTSSEIVRFDNVGLRYGTGAETLSDISFSLAKGGFYFIAGPSGAGKTTLLKLLYLALRPSRGLVTLFGSDMVTLPRNRLPGFRRRIGVVFQDFRLVPHLSAFDNVALPLRVAGVSEPDLIGPVNEMLDWVDLTARAHALPSTLSGGEQQRVAIARAVIARPELLVADEPTGNVDPDMAVRLLQLFEGLNRMGTTVVVATHDIHLMNRVPGAQMMRVTKGRLADPTGALRFPPASRLVPDGPLV
- a CDS encoding prephenate dehydrogenase encodes the protein MKQLAIIGFGAFGRLAASQLAGRFAIGVHDVQVAEAEVRSAGFAPQSLKDAAASDIILVAVPVQAMEQVLADVGRHVRPGATVIDVASVKMLPSEWLSRHIPDSAHIVATHPLFGPQSAVRGLEGRQLVICPIRGDRHLKVAALGEALGLRVRITSAEEHDREMAYVQALTHLIGRSLAQMRIPDEMLKTQTYQHLLDLTGLIGNDSFELFTAIQTLNPYAPEVVEEFVRRAGVLLDQVRR
- a CDS encoding cell division protein FtsX, whose product is MNRPTKYRVSRMVGLSGVLSNRDIGGPMPWIVAVMTCLAMLGLAAALTLAPAAASLSGQISGRATIQIVEPDVTARRAAVAAVRNAVRDQPYVMDLRTVPESELAGMASQWLGEGVSETGLPLPALVDVDLVPGDSGAGLARLRSVVSQSVPAARVIAHADWLGPVAGLIRLIGGIAAIIALLLVLAAAAVAMVSARAALAAQRPTIDVLHMVGATDVQIARLFQRRTARDVLAGVALGGVFALAIVLGVAWQMQGVVSGLVGDAPAPLHFLWLLLVPPLVLAVAVVTARIAVLRALRRMP
- the hisC gene encoding histidinol-phosphate transaminase, whose product is MTVSNETSSVPVPKPWVMGIAPYVPGRATGDDGRPLAKLSANENPLGCSAKAREAFVAEADMSRYPDPGATLLREALAAEYDLDPARILYGTGSDELLHLAAGAFAAHGDEVVYVRYGFAVYDIAARRVGATPVIAPDKDYGTDVDAILSVVTPRTKIVYLANPNNPTSTLVSRDEIARLHAALPKDCLFVLDQAYSEYLEPEQDDGGLELAKSQDNVFVTRTFSKIYGLAAERIGWGYGSAAMIDAMHRIRAPFNVTTAGQKAAIAALHDHEFVAMSRAHNAKWRTWLAEEVAALGNHGLRAVPSATNFLLILFEGDVTAERAYKGLMEAGYITRWLPGQGLPNALRITIGTEEDTRGVAAALRTLVAGA
- a CDS encoding aldehyde dehydrogenase family protein, translated to MREILQHYIDGQWVDSEGGARREVINPATEEACAVISVGTQADVDKAVAAARRAYKTFSQTTREERLALLGRIVEEYKKRGADLAVAMAEEMGAPVSFAGTAQVGAGIGGFLSTIAALKDFNFMEDGPGYKVAYEPIGVVGMITPWNWPLNQIALKVAPALAAGNTMVLKPSEECPTNAKIFAEILDAAGVPPGVFNLVQGDGPTTGNAISSHPDIEMVSFTGSTRAGIAVAIAAAPTVKRVHQELGGKSPNLVLPDADFATQLAPVAMGPLVNTGQSCISPTKVLVAKEREAEAVAFYTSMYSATKVGDPMAEGGHLGPLVNKAQYDKVRELIQSAIDEGAKLETGGTDLPAEVNRGFFVQPTVFSGVTPDMRIAKEEIFGPVATIMTYDDLEQGIELANATEYGLSAAITGDPEKAAPVAAKLRAGMVAINNWGPTPGAPFGGYKQSGNGREGGLAGLKDFMEMKAISGIPA
- a CDS encoding lysophospholipid acyltransferase family protein; its protein translation is MLAAVRTLVWMPFFYGGSALLVSFAALVAPFSRDGFVAIVRSWAGWNRYCARVLLGQRVRVEGDLPAGPAFFLFKHEDQFETIDMPMLLVRPVVFAKQELFNIPLWGRLAHVYGLISIERTAGASALRAMRKAALGAMAQGRPLVLFPEGTRVPHGEQPPIHSGFAGIYKLLGLPVYPVALDSGRLKRGWRRYPGVITYRVGPVIPPGLAREEAEALAHRAINALNRPL
- a CDS encoding YdcF family protein; this translates as MIRRLISALALIWLLGFVWFSMFLPQPLGDWRTDGIVVFTGGPHRISRALDLLEAGQAKRVLISGVGLDVRPVDLAATYRRPVALFDCCVALGREAVDTRSNGQEVARWVERRGYRSIRLVTTDWHMRRARFELEQSLPAEVVIVSDAVPSRPSFRTLWVEYHKLILRSIGALLGI
- the metX gene encoding homoserine O-acetyltransferase MetX — protein: MTANPLFGLNRHIRLPGPLALDGGQSLAPVEIAYESYGELNADRSNAILICHALTMDQHVASPHPITGKPGWWMDMVGPGKPIDTDRFCVICPNVIGSCMGSSGPSTMAPDGGHWGMRFPVITIRDMVRAQAMLLDQMGIERLYAVIGGSMGGMLTLSWAATYPDRVQAAMIIASTARHSAQNIAFHEVGRQAIMADPQWRGGDYYADGQSPDAGLAVARMAAHITYMSEQGLTEKFGRQLQNRDAKTFGFDADFQIESYLRHQGISFTDRFDANSYLYITRAMDYWDLAEDHGGVLAHAFTGTRTRFCLVSFDTDWLYPTAESKVIVHALNAAGAPVSFVELTSPFGHDAFLMDTPGLDRVIDGFVKGGGQ